The Syntrophorhabdaceae bacterium nucleotide sequence CTGTCGCCATGCCCGACAAACTGGAAGATGAGTCCCATCGATTCATGCCGGTGGATCGATGATGTGATGGCGAAACAGTTCCCTCTGGGAGTTATTAAGGATACAACATGCTCATAAAGACAATATTCTCAGGGTTTGGCGGACAGGGTGTTCTCTCCATGGGCTTTACGTTTGCCAATGCGGCGATGCTTGAAGGAAAGTATGTGACCTATCTTCCATCCTATGGCGTTGAGGTCAGAGGAGGGACAGCGAACTGTACCGTTGTCGTCTCTGACGAAGAGATCGCATCTCCTGTCGCTTCAGAGCCTGAATTTGTTGTTGCCATGAACCAGCCGTCCTTCGCACGGTTTCAGAGCATCCTTCCTTCGGGAGGGCTTATCTGTGTCAATTCCTCTATCGTCAATACGACATCTGTAAGGGGAGATATTGAGGTCCTCACTGTTCCTACAAGCGAGCTGGCGGAGAAGATGGGTACGATCAAGGTGGCGAATATGATAATGCTTGGTGCATTTTTAAGGGCGAGCAATATCGTTTCATTCGATTTTATGCTCAAGCACCTCCAGGAAATCCTCGGTGAAGGAAAAGCGAAGATGATAAAACTCAACAGAGAAGCCCTTGAGACAGGCTATACGTTTGCAAAGGAGTGATACAGATGGTTATCAAACAGATTTCTGTTAGCCTGGACAATGTTCCCGGTGCGCTTCACGGCATCAGCGAGATACTGGGGAGAGAAGGCGTCAACATCAGGGCGATCTCCGTTGCCGATACGTCGGATATCAGCACTGTGCGTTTTGTCGTAGATGATCCTGAAAAGGCAAAAAATATTCTCAAGGCAAACGGTTATTCGCCGAGAGAAACCGATGTAATTGCCGTTGAGACCCCGGACCACCCGGGGGGATTGGTTGCGGTACTGAGACCCTTGAAACAGGCGGGGATCAATGTCCACTATCTGTATCCGCATCTCGGGCGTGTCAGCAACAATGCGATCGTTATCCTTGGTGTTGACCGGACAGAAGAAGCCCAGCAGGTCCTGCAGCAGAACTGGGTCCGTACTATAGGAAAAGAAGTATACAGTATATAGTATATCGTAGATCGACCTGCGACCTACGATATACGGTCTTACAATATAGCCTGTTTGGTTCTTCGATATACGATATACGACCTACGGTCTTTATCCTTTCACAGTTTTATATACCCCTGCTGATACTGGGACGCGACGCAGTATTCAAGGTATTTCTTGACGTTGCTTTTTGGTGTGTAGACGCCGGAATGACCGTCGCAGAGCATATCGGCCTCCAGCGCAAAGAGGGTCTGGATCGATTCCACCCACGCATCGGGATCACAATCGAACTCTTTCAGAAGCGGCGCCGCGATGTCCTGGACAAAGAGTGTTCTTTTACCATCAATGTCCATGCAGACAGAGACGGACCCGGGTGTATGACCCGGTGTGTGTATCCAGTTGAGTTCCTGTCTGCCGATATGCAGACGGCCGCTATCACCGGCAAGCTTCGTATCCACACGGAGAGGCTGAAGGTCGATATCGAAACAAAATGCAGCCGTAAGCCTTGTGTCTGCCCGTTCGATGATCGTCGCGTCAAGGGCATGCATGATGAGCTGTGAGCCGAAATGCGACCGGAAGAGATGGGCGCCGCCGGAATGGTCTACGTGGCAGTGTGTTAAAATGATTGTTTTGATTGTCTCAGGTTTAAACCCGAGGCGCTCAATATTTTGGATTGTCCGCTTAAAACCGGCTCCTGAGCCGCAATCGATGAGCGCCAATTCGCCGAAATCCAGAAGATAGGCAAAACCGTCTCTCGCATCCGAGAGATCCGGTCCGCAGACGCGGTATATGTTGTCTGTTATCTGCTGTGGATTGACAAACTGCTTCACGTAATCCTACCATCCCTGTATCAGGTTTTTACACAGCATGTTATATCATAAATAATACGGGATTGCCGCAAGGTCAACCCTCTTATTTACGCAGCTATCAGCTTGCAGCCTTCAGCGATCAGCAAGAAGTTGATAGTACGCAGTATATAGTATATAGTATATCGTGCCGCCCGGTTTATTTGTTAACGCCTTATAGCTTGATTTAGATTTTACGATATACGATATACGAACGACGATATACAATTTGCTATGAGCCATGAACCAAGAGCTATGAGTTGCTTTTTACAGGGGGTTACATGGATCTGCGACATTTCATAGAACTCTACCATCTCTGGCAACCAGTC carries:
- a CDS encoding 2-oxoacid:acceptor oxidoreductase family protein, producing MLIKTIFSGFGGQGVLSMGFTFANAAMLEGKYVTYLPSYGVEVRGGTANCTVVVSDEEIASPVASEPEFVVAMNQPSFARFQSILPSGGLICVNSSIVNTTSVRGDIEVLTVPTSELAEKMGTIKVANMIMLGAFLRASNIVSFDFMLKHLQEILGEGKAKMIKLNREALETGYTFAKE
- a CDS encoding ACT domain-containing protein, coding for MVIKQISVSLDNVPGALHGISEILGREGVNIRAISVADTSDISTVRFVVDDPEKAKNILKANGYSPRETDVIAVETPDHPGGLVAVLRPLKQAGINVHYLYPHLGRVSNNAIVILGVDRTEEAQQVLQQNWVRTIGKEVYSI
- a CDS encoding MBL fold metallo-hydrolase: MKQFVNPQQITDNIYRVCGPDLSDARDGFAYLLDFGELALIDCGSGAGFKRTIQNIERLGFKPETIKTIILTHCHVDHSGGAHLFRSHFGSQLIMHALDATIIERADTRLTAAFCFDIDLQPLRVDTKLAGDSGRLHIGRQELNWIHTPGHTPGSVSVCMDIDGKRTLFVQDIAAPLLKEFDCDPDAWVESIQTLFALEADMLCDGHSGVYTPKSNVKKYLEYCVASQYQQGYIKL